From Panthera uncia isolate 11264 chromosome X, Puncia_PCG_1.0, whole genome shotgun sequence, the proteins below share one genomic window:
- the LOC125931922 gene encoding protein SET-like, with product MWEPAAEVGKKLNSNHDGSGETAEKEQQEAIEHIDEIQSEIDILNEQASEEILKIEEKYNKLRQPFFQKRSEAIARIPKFWVTTFVNHPQVSALLGEEDEEALHYLTRVEVAEFEDIQSGYKIDLYFDENPYFENKVLSKEFHVNESGDASLKSTEIIWKSGKDLTKRSSQAPNTGSRKRKYEEPESFFAWFTDHPDADVDELGELIKDDIWPNPLQYYLLPDTDDDDDELEDEEEEEEEEEEEEEEEEEEEEEEEEEEEEEGEGGGEEEEKEEEEEGDDKGEEGEPNDDEEREPETHAA from the exons ATGTGGGAGCCGGCGGCCGAAGTCGGTAAAAAGCTCAACTCCAACCACGACGGGTCCGGCGAGACCgcagaaaaagaacagcaagaagCGATTGAACATATAGATGAAATACAGAGTGAAATCGACATACTTAATGAACAAGCCAGCGAGGAGATCCTGAAAATCGAAGAGAAATACAACAAACTCCGCCAGCCGTTTTTTCAGAAGAGGTCGGAAGCGATCGCCAGAATCCCAAAGTTTTGGGTAACAACATTCGTCAACCATCCACAAGTGTCTGCGCTGCTTggggaggaggatgaagaggCGCTGCATTATCTGACAAGAGTTGAAGTGGCAGAATTTGAAGATATCCAGTCAGGTTAcaaaatagatttatattttgatgaaaacCCTTACTTCGAAAATAAAGTTCTCTCCAAGGAATTTCACGTGAATGAGAGTGGTGATGCATCTTTGAAGTCCACCGAAATCATATGGAAATCTGGAAAGGATCTGACGAAACGTTCAAGTCAGGCACCGAACAcgggcagcaggaagagaaagtaTGAGGAACCTGAGAGCTTTTTCGCCTGGTTCACTGACCATCCTGATGCAGACGTGGATGAGTTAGGCGAGCTCATCAAAGATGATATCTGGCCAAATCCACTGCAGTACTACTTGCTTCCTGATacggatgatgatgatgatgaattagaagatgaagaagaagaagaagaagaggaagaagaagaagaggaagaagaggaagaagaagaggaggaggaagaagaagaggaggaagaagaaggggaaggaggaggagaagaagaggagaaggaagaggaagaagaaggtgaCGATAAGGGGGAGGAAGGCGAGCCGAATGACGACGAAG agagagagccagagacacacgCAGCGTGA